The genomic region GTTCACTTGATTCAACTGTTTATACAGGCACAGTAACAGTTAATTATAGTATTTCAATAAATTCAATTGCATGATAACATAATTAATACAAAATAAAATGAAAAGAAAATAATATATGAAAAATTTAATAAATATTTTAAAAACAATTGCAATTACAACAACTACAATACCAACTGTTATTTCTGTGGTACCTGCATCCTATGAAAAAAATACAATATCAAATAAAATTAAAGCTTTATCTAAATTGAATTGAACCGGTTTAAACACAACTAGAAATAAAAGAACTACAAATCAACAACAAAACTCAAAACACATATTCAAAACCAATGGTAATGAAATTCCAACAGAACAACAAATCAAAGAAAAAGTAAAACAATTAAATCCGCAATTAGATATTAATAAAATGAAAATTGACAATATTACTAATAACAGTGCAAATATTAGTATAATTGGTTTTAGTAGTATAAAAACTATTAACTTTACAGTTGATAAATCTTTTGATATAAAAACAAAAATTACTAATACTAATTTAGGTTCAATATTAACTGATGGATTTACTTTATCAACAGAACAACAAATCAAAGAAAAAGTAAAACAATTAAATCCGCAATTAGATATTAATAAAATCAAAATTGAAAAAATTGCTAATAACAGTGCAGAAATTAGTTCAACTGACTTAACAATTTACAGCGGCACAGTAACAGTTAATTATACTATTTCATTAAATTCATTTATTAAAACAACTAATTTAGGTTCAATATTAACTGATGGATTTACTTTACCAACAGAACAACAAATCAAAGAAAAAGTAAAACAATCAAATCCTATTTTACAAGATACAAATAGTATTAGTATCTTACATAATACTGAAATTAAAAATATAACTACTTCAAATGCAAAATTAATTTATAAATGACCTAATATTTATACAGATACAATAAATATTACTTTTACAGTTAATGTTGATTTAAGTAAAAAAATTACTATATCTAATTTAGGTGAATTTATAACTGAGAAATTAAAAAATCCAACAGAACAACAAATCAAAGAAAAAGTAAAACAATTAAATCCACAATTAGATATTAATAAAATTAAAATTGAAAATATTACTAATAACAATGCAAAAATTAGTTCACTTAATTCAGCTATTTATACTGGCACAGTAACAGTTAATTATAGTGTTTCAATAAACTCACTTAATTGATAATTATCAACCAAATATTTTAAAACTAAAAAAAGACTGAATTTTATTTCAGTCTTTTTTTAAATTAGATTAAAATTATCGTTAACCTTGCTTAGTTTAAGAAAATCATAGCAACAACAACTAAATAAAACTCTTGTACTAGGAACATCATAAAAAAACCAAGCAAGCGAGGATAAATCTTTAATCTGCAATTTTTTTACTTTGAAATTTAATTAATAAGCTATTTTAAAAAAATAAATAAAGGAATGACAAATTTGTTAATTGTCATTCCTGATAATCTAATAACCACCTAAACCAGCACTTATTACCCGTGTATAGGAATCAGTAATTTCCTTAATAAATTTATTTTGAAAACCAGCATCAGCAGTTTGAATATCAGTAACTCACTGACCATTAATAAAATTAGCAACTGGTAAATAAATACTAGCAACAGATTTATACTCATCATTAACAATATCTTGTGTATCTTTAAACAAAGGCGTATTATAACCAAATTCTAATGATAACTCTGTTTGTACTTTATCTTGTAAAACAAATTGTAAAAACTTATATGCTAAATCCTTATTAGAACTATGTTTAGTAATCATCGCCACATCAGCTCAAACATTTGTTCCTTGCGGTGTTAAAACATCTAGATTAGATATTCCTGTTGTCGAATCAATCTTTGGAATTGCTTTTCGTGGTCGCACACTTTTAAAATTACGATCACGAATATTTTGATTTTTATCATAAAACGAAGCAACAGCATCACCATTATACATTACGGCAATATCAAATAAACGACTAGACTCCGGATCATATGGTGCTGAAAGACTATTAACAATTTCATCACTTTGTAAAGTAACATTATTCTTGTAATCAACAATTAATTCTTTTAATAATTTTGTTGCAAATTCAACATCTTCTTTTCTTTCAGGATTAACTGTTTGATTAATTCTTTGAAATGCTAAACCATATAAACTACGAAAATCACTTAATGCAAAAACATTTTTGCCTTCTCGGGCAGCTTGTCATATTAATTCTCATGATACTGTTGTCGGATTTAAATATTCCTCTTTTTTTTCATCATTAGTAGTTAAAATTTCAACACCTTTTTCAATTAATCAATTTTTAGTTTCTGGTTTTTCAAAGTTCAATAATATTGTTAAATCACCTCAAAAATAAGGAACAGCATAATCACTTAATAATCCCTTTTCTGTTTTATAACCAGCAGCAGAAATTACTTTTTTAATACCACAATCAAGATAAGTTCATAAACTATCTACTGGCTTGGTACCATCTAAATCTGAACAACTATTCCCACTAGAAACTTGATCATTACCAATTGGCATTAAGCGACTTCAATCCAATTTTTCAACCTTATTTTCAGCAATAAGTCTTGAAGCCATATAATCAGAAGGAACAATAACATCATAATCAGTAGTAAACATCTTATTATATAAAACTTCATTCTTATCATAAGTTTCTACTTTCATCTTAATGTTATGTGCCGTTTCAAATCTTTCCACAACCGAACTATTAATATATTCTCCTCAAATTCCTAATTTAAAATCATAAAGATTATTTTGCACATAAACAAATGTTAAAGCTCCTAATGAGGTAAAACTTAATGCCACAATAATAATTGCTCGCCAAGGTCAACGAACTAATCAATAATATTTCTCTCTTCTTTTCTCACTAATTCGTTCTTGTCGTTTATCGCGACGAATAATTTGTGCTTTTTTTGATTTAATTCATAACTTTTCTTTATCTACTTTAATTTCTAAATGAAAAATTTTTCGTTTTAATTTTAAAATATTAAGATTTTTTACAAGATTAAGATTATTTAACTGCAAATATAACTGCAATAGTTTTCTTTCACTATTAATAATAATTTTAGCCCGATATTTTTCTGTTAAAATTTTATGATTTCGTGACTTAATCTGCGTACTAATAATGGTATAACAATTTCAACTTAAAACTAAAATCGCCACAATTGAAATTAATATTGTACCAAAAGCATTAACAACCGGCGTTAGTCGTTTTAAAGTATAAATATATGTAGCAACATTAGTTACATTGCCACCTGTGAAATAAGAAATAATAAAATCATCAAACGACATCGCAAAAGAAATAACACTAGCAGCAACAATAGCGGGTCAAATTAAAGGTAAAATAACTTTTCTTAAAGTATATCTCGGACTAGCACCTAAATCCAATGATGCTTCAATAATTGATGGGTGAACTCTTCTTAATCGTGGTAAAACCGTAATAATTACATAAGGAATATTAAAAGAAATATGTCCTAAAATTAAACTAAAAAGACCAAAGTTAAAACCTAAAGCCATAAATAACATCATTAACGATACCGCAGTAACAACATCAGCATTAATTAAAGGAATATTAGAAATATTTAATGTTAACGATTGCGTTACTTTTTTAGCTTTACTAATACCAATGGCAGCTAAAGTTCCAATAATAACTGAAACAATTGTTGCAATAACCGCTACTAACAAACTAGAAATAATTGATTCAAGAAACAACCGATCTTGAAAAAACTTTTCATATCAAGTTAACGAAAAATTACCATTAAAATGTGTTAAACTTCGCTCATCATTAAAAGAATAAAAAATTAAAATACTAATGGGCACATAAATAAATAATAATACTAAAAGTAAATAAGAACTTTTAAAGATTTTTTTAATCATTATTTCGTCCTACCTTACCATAAATTCTTTTTCCTAATAAGCGCAACACAATAACTAATAATAAAATTATAAATCCTAAAAATACTGAAATTGCAGCTGCTAAACCAAAATTAGCACCTTGAAAAAAATATGCTTCAATAATAGAAGATATTAAAGTAATTTTTTCTTGTCCCATATACTTAACAACAATTAAACTTGTTGCCGCTTGTAATAACATAAAAATAATTCCGGTAATAATTCCTGGCATTGAATAACGAAAAGTAATTCTTCAAAATGTTTGATAAGGACTAGCACCTAAATCTTTGCTCGCTTCAATTCAACTACGATCCATTTTATCCAAACTATTAAATATAGGAATAATAACAAAAGGAATAAACATATAAATCATTCCAATAACGATTGCTATTGGTGTTCCTAGTAAATGCACATTAGTTATTCTTTCAATTAAATCAAACATTGTTTTTAAACCAATAGTTTTTACTAACATATTAATTCAAATTGGTAATGTTACTAATATTCAAATATTTTTTGATACTAATTTTGACTTTGAAAAAGCCATTAAATATGCTACGGGATAACCAATAAGAATGGCAAAAAATGTCGCAACAGTTGCATATAATAATGAACGACCTAATGATGCTAAAAATGATTGCTCATAAAAAAAACTTTTAAAATTATTTATTGTAAAATCAAAAATTAAAACATCATTAGTAGGGCTAATTAGCGAATATAGTAAGAGAATAAAAAGTGGTGCAACAATCAATAATATCATTAAAATAACATAAGGAATCATTAATGGCACTCAACTATTATTACTTTTTTTAATAAAACGATTTTCCTTAATATTTTGTAAATTCTTTTTAAAATTTTCTCGTAGTCATTGAAACCGAATTTTGACATTATATGTTGTCCGACTAAAAAAGTTATTTTTATCTTTATCTTTTTTCACCTTATTCAACCTCTTTTCACATTACATGAATGTCTTCTACTGACCACCTAACACCAACTTTTTTACCAACAATAACTGTATCTGTTGAATGCACCAAAAAATTTCGTTTTCGCGTTGCAATAACAATTTCTCAATAAACACCTTTAAAAGTTACACTCTTAACGGTACCACGAAAATATCCACTCTTTTCACCAACAATATCAATATCTTCCGGACGAATTACAATATCAATATTAGTTTCATTAGTACCATATCCTTTATCTAAACAACGAAAATCACGACCATCAAAATGAACTAAATTATCGTGAACAAATACTGCATTCTCAATAATATTTGATGCCCCAACAAATTTAGCTGTTCATTTATTTTCTGGTTCATTATAAATATTTTCTGGACTTCCTACTTGTTGAATTTGTCCTTCATTCATCACAACAATCCGATCAGACATTGTAAATGCTTCTTCTTGATCATGCGTTACTAAAATAAAAGTAATATCTAAATCATTTTGTAATCGTTTTAATTCTAACTGCATTTGTTGTCTTAATTTTAAATCTAAAGCTGCTAATGGTTCATCTAATAATAAAACTTTAGGTTTATTAACTAATGCTCTTGCAATTGCTACGCGTTGCTTTTGACCACCAGATAATTCATCAATATCCTTATCTTGAAAACCAACTAAATTAACTAATTCCAATGCTTCTAAAACTGCCTTTTTAATAACATCAATTTTTAATTTTTTAATTTTTAAACCATACGCAACATTTTCATAAACATTTAAATGCGGAAACAACGCATAATTTTGAAAAATTGTATTAATTTTGCGTTTATGAATTGGCACCCGAAGCATATTCTGACTTTCAAAAAGAATTTCACCACTATTAGGGTCATCAAAACCACCAATAATTCTTAAAGTAGTAGTTTTTCCACAACCACTCGGTCCCAATAAAGTAATAAATTCACCAGCTTTAATATTTAAACTAATTCCCTTTAAAACCACTTCACCAGAAAAATCTTTCGTAATATTTCGTAATTCTAAAATATTAGGTTTAATTACTGTATCAATCATTTTTTCATCACTCCTAAATAGTAAATATCTTTTTAAAACCTTGGTGGTGTTGTAATTCAAAGAACTTTACTATCACCATTTAACATATTATTTTTTAAATAATGTTCTTCATTAACTTCTAAATGAAAAGCATCGCCCGCATTGGCAGTAATCTGTTTATTACCAACAATGACAACAACCCGACCAGTCAAAACTAATCCAAACACTTCCCCAATAAAAGGATTAACTTTTGGTGAACTTTTTCCTGCTTTTAATGTTATTAAAATTGGTTCCATATTATGAGCTTGACTCGTAGCAATAAGTCACTTAATATGATAATCCGTTTCTTCTAAAATTGACATCGCATCACTAGAAAATACATAACTTTTATTTTTTTCATCATCTTTAAAAAAATCACTTAAAGAACAATTCAATACCGAAATAATGTCTTGTAATGTTTCAATACTTGGTGATGTTAAATCTCGTTCCAATTGACTAATAAACCCCTTAGTTAATTCACATCGTTGTGCTAATTCATCAATTGTTAAATCTTGTTTTAACCGTAATGCTTTAATTTTCTTACCAATATCCATAAAACACCACCATTCTTTGTTTAGTATTAGTAAACATTAAGTTTAATTATAAAACGATTATATACGATTTTATCGTGATGTCAATTAAATTAACAAAGAAAAACTAAGAATTTTTAGATAATTCTTAGTTTATTTTTATTTATTTTTAAATGCCTGAATTGTAAATATAAATGGGACAGTTTTTTAAAATAATTGTATTAAATCTATTGGTCTTTTATAAGATAATGATTTTCTGGGTGTAGAATTAATTTGAAATGCTATAGAATTTAAGTCTTTTTGTGTAATATACCACAGACTTATGACAAGTACAAGAAGTTTTTTAAAAAAGGGTCGCGTTTAGTTTTCTTAGGTATTTTTAAAAAAAGAAAAAATAATCATTTACTATAAATTATTTCAATATGCAAATTAAGTATATATTTCTTATGTATGATTTTTTTTGTAAAAAATTATTTTAATGTTGTTTTTATAAGCATTTTAGTGAGTTTTTATAACCTTTTATTAAGATTATGTTTGTTAATATATTAAATATTTTGTTTTATTACTTATTTTTTAGATAAAATGATAATTAAATTGTGATTACTTTTTTTTCAAAATTATTTAAACCTTTTCCTACCTAACAAAACTTTACGCGTCCTTAAAAAAGGAGTGGATTTAATTTTTATTTAAAATTTTTATAAATAACGATAAAATTATAAGGAAGCTTTTAAAAATTGTTTATAATTAAATTGCAAGACAAAAAGATTATAGATTGTTTTTTTTGTAGAGAGGTTGTTGATTATTGAATAAATTTTATTATTAATTACTAAAAATTCACGAATAAGGAAATTAATTAATATGAAAAAATTACTATCAATCTTAGGAACAATAACAATAGCAGGAAGCGGAACCGCAGGACTTGTTGGCAATGCTCCAACTCCGATAAAAAATGAAATTAATTATACACAAATAAATAATTTAGAAAATTTAAAAAGAAATAAAAGACAAAATAATCAACCATACAAAATTGAGAAAAAATTAATTTTAAATTGAAATAAAGAAAATTATAAAAATAGTTTTAATGAAATTATAAATGAGTTAATAAGACAAAATATTTTAAATAGTATTTTTGAAACTAATTCAAATAATGATAATTCAATATTTGAAATAAATCATAATGCACCCAATTTTATAATTTCTGCTTTTATTGATGATGAAAATACAATTGATTTACTTTTTAGCGCTAATAATTTATATTTACAGGGTTTTACATATGATAGAACTTTTTTTCATTTTGCAGATTCTACAATAACAAGCATTGATAGACAAACTTCTTCAAATTTATTATTTAACGGTAACTACCCTTCTCTTGGCACAAGCACAAATCCACAAATTACTTGAGAAAATATTTTACAATCTTTTCGTGATTTAACTGTTTTTGGAGAAAGAAGACTGTCTCCAAATGATTCAACAATTAGAATTAAATTATTAAAAGCTGCATTACTTAGAATTGTTTTAGTAACATCTGAAGCTTTAAGATTTAGATCAATTTATGATTTAATTAATAATAATATTATTAATCAAGGTCTATCTATATATTGGAATCCTGAATCAGATAGTGGTCAAACCAATATTGGGCATATTGTAACTAATTGACAAAGTGTAAGTAATAATATTATTGATGCAATTAATAATATTCGAGAAAGATTTGGTGTAAATAGCCAAAGTATAAATGAACAATTCTATAATTTATTATCATTAATGCCAACAAATACAATTGCTCAGGCTCTTGCAAATATTGATGTTAGAGTAATTCTTGGATTAGTTATTAGACCAACCTTAAATTGCAATAGAAGAAGAGCAAGAAATATAGATAATGATATAAAAAATCAATATTGTGATGCGATTAAAGATTATGAAGAAGGTTATAATTTAGAAGATAGAAAAATAACTGTAGTTAAAATATTAGATAAAAATACAAAAGGAGGAACATTACAAGCAGGAGATATTTATATTGGAACTACAAGAGGTGTATATCTTTATTTTAAAAGAGGAAATAAAATTAATATTAAAAAATTTGATGATTTAAATTTTTCAATAACTGATATAGAATTAGATAATCAGGGTAGTGCATTTATTAAAGGCGACGCTGATAACAAAACTTACCATTTAAATTTATATGGTTGAGGCCACAAAATATATCATGATGAATTATCTAAATAAATTTTTGTAATGTTTGAAAAGGCGTTTTACTGTTTAAAGATGAATGATGGCGTTCAAAATTATAAAAGTAATAATATTGATTTAAATAATGTTGAAGTTCATTTTGATTCAGTTTTTTACCCTTGGCATAAAATAATTTAGTATAATGTTGATGGAATCGTTCAATCTTTCCGTTGCTCTGAGGAGAGCGGATTGGTGTCGTCTCGTGAATGATTCCATTTTTTGAAAGAAAGGTTGTAAAAGACTTTTCTTTTACTTTGTATGCTTTTTTATTACTTCAGTTAGTAGTAGTGAATTCTGGTGCATTATCAGTACGAAGGCGTTTGATTGTTATGCCAAGTTCGCCGAAATCTTTCATTGCTCTTTGCACGGCATTAAGGGCATTGTTAGTTCCTAAACTATCATAAACATAGCCAAATACTATGCGTGTCATTTCGTCAATGAAATCATAAATATAATATTTTTTATCAACCGGAAAATTTGATGTGGTAATAATTTTGGCATCCATTTGTAAAAGACCAATCTCGGAGACTTCATAACGCTTAAAATGGCGTTTTGTTTGTTTGATTTGCTGTTTTAATTCTTTTCAACGATGGTCAGATTTGATTCAACGATAAAAAGTTTTGATATTTTTTGGAACTTCTGAATTTTTAACATCGTGAAAACCAATTTTTAAATTGTTAAATAAAGACCACATTCCGCCGGCTTGAAGATTTTTGTAATCAAAATATAAATCACATACTTTTTCACGAGAATTTAAACTATATTGATAATTAAGATTTTGTGGTTTTGTAGTTTTAAACAATAACAAATCTAAATTATCAGAATAATAAGCGGTCATAATTTTTTGTGCCCAACGATAAAAGCTTTTTGTTGCATTCTTAAAATATTTTTTAATAAGTTTTGTTAAGGTGGTTTCTTCCATATAAAAATAAGTGCATAAATTTAAATAGGCGGTAATGCGTTTTTTAGTTTTATAGTAATAAGGATTACGGCAATTAGCACTTAGTCAACTTTGTACTTTTGCTTTTAAATCTGCTAAATCAGTTTGGGAAATAATATATTTCATTTTTAAACTCCTTAAATTAAGAAAATCGCATTACAAAAAATACGATTTTCAAGAATATTTATTAAATTACTAAATTAATGAGACACAACGGCGGAAAAGGATATTATATTTCATCTCTGTGAGTAATTTTGATTAGAAAATGTAATTTTAACATCAACGAGTTTATCAATATTATATCTCTCATAATAAGAACCGCCAGGAACATTGCCCTTAACAACTTTTGTTGCATTAGATTTATAAAAGTCTTGAACCGCTTTTTTAGTTGAAGAATCATCATATCTAAAACCATATTCAAAACCTTCAAAACCGGAATTAGGGACAACAATATCAGAGGGCAATTGATTTTTAACATTGCTAATATCTATAGCGGTTGAATTAAAACTAGGAACTATAGTTAAATAACTATTTGAAATCTCAGAAAATGAGAAATCATATTTTTTAAAATTACTGCTATTTTTATTGCATCCCGAAATAAGCATTACACAGACTAAATTTAAAGCTGATAAAAATTTTCGCATAAAGAAAATCCTCCTTTCAAAGAGATTATATTATACTAAGAATATTAAAAATATTTTAAGAGAACTTTTTAATTAACATTAATAAAATTGCTAAGGGCACTACAAACTCAAATAGCATTTGAAATGCCGGAATAACTTCAAACACCGGAAAGGCAGTTTTGGTAAAATTAATCGTTGTTTTTGCAATATCCGCAAGCGGGCGAATTAAAAGATTAATCCCCGAAAGACCAAGTAATCAATTTAACACACTAACAGAAGCGTGCTGAATGCCACAAGATATTGCACTAAATAAGCCCCAATAAGAACAGTTGGGCGTAGGAATTAAGTCATCCATATTACCACTTATTCCGCCACCAATAAAAGCTGTTGAATTCAAAATGTTAAAATCGTATAAAGAATAATGATATTCAGTGCTTTCATTTTTCTTTTTATATAGTGGAAAAGTCAGTGTAAAAATATTAATTCCATACATTACATCCACTTTAGCATTATAAAAATGCAG from Spiroplasma endosymbiont of Lonchoptera lutea harbors:
- a CDS encoding extracellular solute-binding protein, with product MIKKIFKSSYLLLVLLFIYVPISILIFYSFNDERSLTHFNGNFSLTWYEKFFQDRLFLESIISSLLVAVIATIVSVIIGTLAAIGISKAKKVTQSLTLNISNIPLINADVVTAVSLMMLFMALGFNFGLFSLILGHISFNIPYVIITVLPRLRRVHPSIIEASLDLGASPRYTLRKVILPLIWPAIVAASVISFAMSFDDFIISYFTGGNVTNVATYIYTLKRLTPVVNAFGTILISIVAILVLSWNCYTIISTQIKSRNHKILTEKYRAKIIINSERKLLQLYLQLNNLNLVKNLNILKLKRKIFHLEIKVDKEKLWIKSKKAQIIRRDKRQERISEKRREKYYWLVRWPWRAIIIVALSFTSLGALTFVYVQNNLYDFKLGIWGEYINSSVVERFETAHNIKMKVETYDKNEVLYNKMFTTDYDVIVPSDYMASRLIAENKVEKLDWSRLMPIGNDQVSSGNSCSDLDGTKPVDSLWTYLDCGIKKVISAAGYKTEKGLLSDYAVPYFWGDLTILLNFEKPETKNWLIEKGVEILTTNDEKKEEYLNPTTVSWELIWQAAREGKNVFALSDFRSLYGLAFQRINQTVNPERKEDVEFATKLLKELIVDYKNNVTLQSDEIVNSLSAPYDPESSRLFDIAVMYNGDAVASFYDKNQNIRDRNFKSVRPRKAIPKIDSTTGISNLDVLTPQGTNVWADVAMITKHSSNKDLAYKFLQFVLQDKVQTELSLEFGYNTPLFKDTQDIVNDEYKSVASIYLPVANFINGQWVTDIQTADAGFQNKFIKEITDSYTRVISAGLGGY
- the potB gene encoding spermidine/putrescine ABC transporter permease; protein product: MKKDKDKNNFFSRTTYNVKIRFQWLRENFKKNLQNIKENRFIKKSNNSWVPLMIPYVILMILLIVAPLFILLLYSLISPTNDVLIFDFTINNFKSFFYEQSFLASLGRSLLYATVATFFAILIGYPVAYLMAFSKSKLVSKNIWILVTLPIWINMLVKTIGLKTMFDLIERITNVHLLGTPIAIVIGMIYMFIPFVIIPIFNSLDKMDRSWIEASKDLGASPYQTFWRITFRYSMPGIITGIIFMLLQAATSLIVVKYMGQEKITLISSIIEAYFFQGANFGLAAAISVFLGFIILLLVIVLRLLGKRIYGKVGRNND
- the potA gene encoding spermidine/putrescine ABC transporter ATP-binding protein; the encoded protein is MKPNILELRNITKDFSGEVVLKGISLNIKAGEFITLLGPSGCGKTTTLRIIGGFDDPNSGEILFESQNMLRVPIHKRKINTIFQNYALFPHLNVYENVAYGLKIKKLKIDVIKKAVLEALELVNLVGFQDKDIDELSGGQKQRVAIARALVNKPKVLLLDEPLAALDLKLRQQMQLELKRLQNDLDITFILVTHDQEEAFTMSDRIVVMNEGQIQQVGSPENIYNEPENKWTAKFVGASNIIENAVFVHDNLVHFDGRDFRCLDKGYGTNETNIDIVIRPEDIDIVGEKSGYFRGTVKSVTFKGVYWEIVIATRKRNFLVHSTDTVIVGKKVGVRWSVEDIHVMWKEVE
- a CDS encoding helix-turn-helix domain-containing protein; translated protein: MDIGKKIKALRLKQDLTIDELAQRCELTKGFISQLERDLTSPSIETLQDIISVLNCSLSDFFKDDEKNKSYVFSSDAMSILEETDYHIKWLIATSQAHNMEPILITLKAGKSSPKVNPFIGEVFGLVLTGRVVVIVGNKQITANAGDAFHLEVNEEHYLKNNMLNGDSKVLWITTPPRF
- a CDS encoding ribosome-inactivating family protein, with amino-acid sequence MKKLLSILGTITIAGSGTAGLVGNAPTPIKNEINYTQINNLENLKRNKRQNNQPYKIEKKLILNWNKENYKNSFNEIINELIRQNILNSIFETNSNNDNSIFEINHNAPNFIISAFIDDENTIDLLFSANNLYLQGFTYDRTFFHFADSTITSIDRQTSSNLLFNGNYPSLGTSTNPQITWENILQSFRDLTVFGERRLSPNDSTIRIKLLKAALLRIVLVTSEALRFRSIYDLINNNIINQGLSIYWNPESDSGQTNIGHIVTNWQSVSNNIIDAINNIRERFGVNSQSINEQFYNLLSLMPTNTIAQALANIDVRVILGLVIRPTLNCNRRRARNIDNDIKNQYCDAIKDYEEGYNLEDRKITVVKILDKNTKGGTLQAGDIYIGTTRGVYLYFKRGNKINIKKFDDLNFSITDIELDNQGSAFIKGDADNKTYHLNLYGWGHKIYHDELSK
- a CDS encoding DDE-type integrase/transposase/recombinase produces the protein MKYIISQTDLADLKAKVQSWLSANCRNPYYYKTKKRITAYLNLCTYFYMEETTLTKLIKKYFKNATKSFYRWAQKIMTAYYSDNLDLLLFKTTKPQNLNYQYSLNSREKVCDLYFDYKNLQAGGMWSLFNNLKIGFHDVKNSEVPKNIKTFYRWIKSDHRWKELKQQIKQTKRHFKRYEVSEIGLLQMDAKIITTSNFPVDKKYYIYDFIDEMTRIVFGYVYDSLGTNNALNAVQRAMKDFGELGITIKRLRTDNAPEFTTTNWSNKKAYKVKEKSFTTFLSKNGIIHETTPIRSPQSNGKIERFHQHYTKLFYAKGKKLNQNELQHYLNQYYYFYNFERHHSSLNSKTPFQTLQKFI